The Arthrobacter sp. OAP107 DNA segment ACAACTTCCAGCCCGGCACTCTCATCTGGGTAATCGTTGGGGAACCCCAATGGGTTACGCCGATTCCAAAACTTTTTCAAAACTCTTTTGCAGCCCGCGTAGCCCGTCCACACCGGCGCCGCCCCCTTGGGAGTGCGGCGTCGGCTAAGGCGTGCCGGGGACCGGCTTGGCAGGAACCGTAGGCACACCGCCCGGGAGCGTGGGCACTGCAGGCAGCGGCTTGGCCGGAAGCTTGGGCGCGACGCCCGTTCCGGGGACCGTGGGCAGCTGGCTGGGCCGGCCCGGCGTGGGCGTCTGGGCCTTCGGGGCTCCGTTGGAAGCCGCGGGACGGTTCGCGGCCGATGAGCTGGAGGAAGCCGGACCCGTTTGGGCCGGCGTCGCGGGTACCGACGGCGGTGCGGCCGTTTCCGTGACAGACGGCTTGGGTGCAGCAACAGTCGGCGCCGGAGCCGCGGGAATGTCGGCGGGCGATGTGGGCACCGGCGTTGGCGCCGTGGTCTCGCTGGTCGGCTGGAAGATCCGGACCACGGTATGGCCCACACTGTTGCGGAAGTCCTCGCTGGAGGCTGCGACAGCGCCGGCCCCAAGTCCCATGGCACCGACCACCGCGGCGCCCACCACAAAGCCCATCCGCCTCTGCCGGTTGCGGCGGTGCAGTTCGAGGCTGGCGACATCCGGCGTCGAGGCGCGCCGCATCGCTTGGGCGGTTACGTCAGAAGCGGGTACGGCCGAAGCGGGGACGCCGGCAGCGCACGCCCCGTGAGCGAGCAGTGCGGCCAGGTCGGCCCGCGGTTGGGGTGCGGAATCCTGGGCGGACCCGCGCAGTTCTTCGAGGGACCTGCGGAGATCGGCGTCGTCTTCGAGCCCGGAATCCAGGAGGATCGCCTGGATCTCTCCTTCTTCGCGGCCTGCCGGCGTGACACTCATGATGCTGCGTGGTCCTTTTCCTTGACGAGTTCGCGCAGGGCGATGAGTCCGCGGCGCTGGAGCTGTTTGATGGCCCCGGGGGTTTTGTCCATGATGCCGGCCACCTGTTCAACCGAAAGGTCAGCGACGATCCGCAGGACCAGCACTTCCCGCTGGTCCTCGTTGAGCATGGCCAGTACAGAGCTCATGCCGCCCAGCGAACCGAGGACCTCGTCCTCGGCGGAACTTGACAGCCGGTCGTCCGTGAGCGGATCGAATTCGGTGAGCTGCGGGGTTCGGGCGGACCGGCGGCGGTAGTCCACGAGCCGGGCGTGCGCCACGGAGAAGATGAATGTCCGGAGACCGGAGTGGCCGCCCCGCACGTTGCTGAGCTTGGGCAGGACATCCACGAAGACGTCCTGCGTGAGGGCTTCGGCATCGTCCACGCCGCGCGCCCGGAAATAACCAAGGACGGCGGGGGAAATAATGCTGTAAACAGCGCTAAAGCCGGAAGGGTCGCCAGACAGGGCTGCTGACAATTCGTCGTCGGTCAGCTGAGCTGCCAAGGAACGGTCCTTCCCTTTACTGCGGGTGTGCGGCGGTTAAGCCTAACCGCCGCACACCTCACGCCCCTATTCGGGGAACGCCCTGTTTCGCGTGCTGTGGACTACTTGCCGGTGGGCAGGTCGGCAGCAGCGTCAGCCTTGACGTCAGCGTCTGCAGCGACGGACGGAGCGGCCGGCTTGGCTACGTGGTCAGCAACGTTCGGCACAGCCGGGGTGGCGGGGACGGCCGGCGTGGCCGGAACACCGGCACCGCCGGGAACAGCGGGGGTGGCGGGGATTGCTGCGGTCACGCTGGCACCCGCGGCCTTGTCACCGGCGGCGACGTTGGCGTTGGCTGCGGCGTTGTCCTTGTCAGCTTCCGCTGCGGCGTCGGCTGCGTCAGCAGCTTCGCCGGCAGCCTTGGCCTTGGCGGACGGGACGGCGGGAACCTTCGGGGTGGCCGGCGTGGCCGGGACGGCGGGAACTGCCGGAACCTCGGGGGTGGCAGGAACGGCCGGCGTTGCGGGCGTAGCGGGGGTCACCTCTGCGTGCTGCGAGCTGGAAACCTGGGCGGCGTTGGCCAGTCCGATGCCGGAGAACCCTCCAACAGCGACAATGGCGGCTGCGACAGCAATCTTGGTGGTCTTGCTAACACTCTTCATCAGAAAAAAATCCTTTGGTTGATTGAAGGCCGGGACGGAGGCCGATGGGGGACAACCTCGTCCCGGCGCTTACATATAGGTAATCGCCGGGACCGGCCGGGAGGTTACGCGGTTCCGGAAACTTTTTTCAGACGGGCATGCCTTCCCGCAGAAAGAGCGGATTAACGACGACCGCGGCGGGCCACCGTGAGGTGACCCGCCGCCGTCGGGAGCTGCTTGCTTGAGTTGTGTGTTACCGGACGCTTCCGGCGTCAGTCGTTGATCAGGTCGTTGACCACGATGGTCTGGTCGCGGTCCGGTCCCACGCCGATCGCGGAGAAGCGCGTGCCGGACAGCTTCTCGAGGGCCAGCACATAGTTGCGGGCGTTCTCGGGCAGGTCAGCCAGCGTGCGGGCGCCGGTAATGTCCTCGGTCCAGCCTTCGAAGTACTCGAAGATCGGCTTGGCGTGGTGGAATTCCGTCTGCGTCATGGGCATTTCGTCGTGCCGGACGCCGTCGACGTCGTAGGCCACGCACACCGGGATCTGTTCGATGCCGGTGAGGACATCCAGCTTGGTGACGAAGTAGTCGGTGAAGCCGTTCACCCGGGAGGCGTGGCGGGCCAGTACGGCGTCGTACCAGCCGCAGCGGCGCGGGCGCCCGGTGTTGACGCCGAATTCACCGCCGGTCTTCTGCAGGTACATGCCCATCTCGTCGAAGAGTTCCGTGGGGAACGGACCTGCGCCCACGCGGGTGGTGTACGCCTTGATGATGCCGATGGACCGCGAGATGCGGGTGGGTCCAATGCCGGAGCCCACCGAGGCGCCGCCCGCAGTCGGGTTCGAGGAGGTGACGAACGGGTAGGTGCCGTGATCGACGTCGAGGAACGTGGCCTGGCCGCCCTCCATGAGCACCACCTTGCCCTCGTCCAGGGCGGAGTTCAGCACGAGGGTGCTGTCGATGACCAGGGGGCGCAGACGCTCGGCGAAGGAGAGGAAGTAGCTGACCACCTCTTCCACCTCGATGCTGCGGCGGTTGTAGATCTTGACCAGAAGCTCGTTCTTCTGGCGCAGCGAGCCTTCCACCTTCTGGCGCAGGATGGACTCGTCGAAGACGTCCTGGACGCGGACGCCCAGGCGGGCCACCTTGTCCATATAGGTGGGCCCGATGCCGCGGCCGGTGGTGCCGATGGCCCGGCTGCCGAGGAAGCGTTCGGTGACCTTGTCCAGCACCTGGTGGTACGGAGCGACGAGGTGGGCGTTGGCGGAGACACGCAGTTTCGAGGTGTCGGCGCCGCGGGCCTCGAGGCCGTCGATCTCCTGGAACAGGGCCTCGAGGTTGACGACGCAGCCGTTGCCGATAATGGGAACGGCGTTGGGGCTGAGGATGCCGGCCGGAAGGAGCTTCAGCTCATACTTCTCACCGCCTACGACGACGGTGTGCCCGGCGTTGTTGCCGCCGTTCGGCTTCACTACGTAGTCGACACGGCCGCCAAGCAGGTCGGTGGCCTTACCTTTTCCTTCGTCGCCCCACTGGGCTCCGACGATCACGATTGCTGGCATGGGATCCTCCCCCATTCGTTCGGGCCGCCCAGGTTTCTCCACCGGAATGGAAAGTCTCTGCGGCGCCGTTCATGAGAATGCCCCGAGTGGACCGGCTTTCGCTGTTCCTCTGCAGGAACCAGCGGCGCATCGGCCCCGGGGCTCTTACCACCCAAGTTTAGCGGATTGCACGGGTTCCTCCCGTGTCGCGGCACGCTCACGGGACACGCAGCGCCACAGGGCCGGCCGAGGAATTCCCGATGGAGAGGCTAAGTAGCCCTGCGTTGTCGATCAGCCCGACTCTCACGGCCGAAACCTTGTACTCTCCGGCGGCCGCAGTGACGTCCGCGGGTTTGGTGCCCGGCCAGGGCTGGTCGGGCCGGACGTTAACGTTCATGGCCACGTGCGAGCTGACTGCGTCGAGGACGGATCCGACGGCGTTGATCACCGGCGTGATGAGCGACTGGAGGCTGGTGCCCAGTGCAGGGAGTCCTGCATTGAAGATTGTCGCGTTCAGTGCATCCGTCACCGCGGCGTTGGCTCCGTTGGTCAGGGCTGCTGTTACGGGCCCCAGCACCGCTTTGACGGCACCTCCAACATCGAGGCCAAGTACTTTGGAGGTCACGACGGGGGGCGGCGCCGTTCCATCGAGGATCTGGCCCAGCGTCGACGGCCCAACATTGACCGCCACGGTGGCTACGTCGAGGCCGGCTAATTTCAGCGTCATGTTCGTGGTGGTTTTGAGCGTGAAGGCCTCCAAAACCCGGGTCTTCCAGTCCTCGAGGAGAGACGTCACTTTGCCGGTGACAGTAGCGATCATGGCCGCGTCGAGTACAACCTCATGGTTGGGTCCCATGTTGTTTAGCCCGGTTGCGCTTCCTGTTAGCGTGGCGAGATCCACCATGACCGTTCCTCTGCCGAGATCTACCGTGACTATGCCGTCGCGGTCCGTCATGGACTCCGTCATCAGGGAAGATACGGTTGAGGCGTTCGGTACAGAAACGGTAACGCTGGTGCTGATCTCGTGGATACCTCCAGTGAGGCCAAGAAGCGGTTCAACGATATCGGAGATGTCGTCGGATACGGCCGTCGCGAGCCGGCTTGTTTCCGTCAGTGAGTTCAGCTGGCTCAGAACCGGTCCCACTGACGCCGTGCCCTGTGAGGAGAGCGCGCCAACGGCGGGCACGTGGGCGTTCAGGTCCAGGCTGGCGATGCCGTAGTCGCGCTGGACGGCAGGCGTAGTGTCCAAGGTCGGCCAGCCGTTGGTCATGACGCAACCGTCCAGCGCGGCAGACGAAGCAACAGCGCCGACGTCGAGCGTTACACCGGCTAGCGAACCGGGGACGATGTTCCCGAGCGAAATGCTTGCGGCCCTCGGCGCCGTGGCGGCACCGTTTGCGGTTCCGCCCACGTCAGTTGCGCCCGACTGGTCCGAGACCAGACCGGAGGCGCCATGCGACTGCCCGTTCTTCCGTGCCTGCGCCCACTGGGTGTAACTGCCGATCCCGCCAACGGGGACACCGAGGCCCAGGCCCGCCTCAACAACAGTCCCGCCCAGGACGGTGACGGGCAGCTTGCTGATGAAGGCGTCCGTTGTGCCGGGCACCGGGGTGGCGGTGACAGGCGCCGGCGACGCCGTGGTTCCGTTGTTCGTCACGGTGAGGCCCTCGACGCCGGCGATGGAGTCCAGCCCCACGTCCAGGATGCTGCCGCTCACCTGCCGCGCCCAGGACTGGCTGGTGAAGAGGCTATTGCTGGTGCAGTCACCGGGTGATCCGACGCCGACGGCGCCGTGCACCCATTCGTCGTCGGTCCAGGCGGCACTGGTGATGGTCGTCCCGGCCGCGAGTGAAATGGCGGCCACCGCGGCAACCAGCAGCGAATGCCGCGGCCGATCCACGACGCCCCGGGCTGCCCTTTTCAGACTGGCCCTCATCGGGTGGTCCTTGTGGAAGCACGCGAACCGCGGAAGCCTGCAACAACGGCGGCGCCAAGCAGCACCAGGGCGCCGCCCGCGAAGAGCGCCGGCAGGACGGCAGCACCGGTGTCACCCAGCCCGGCATCTGTCCCGCCGGTTCCACCCGGGCTGGTGTCCATCGGCGGGCCCGCCTCCCCCGGCTCGCCGGGCGCCGGCGGTTGCTCCGGCCGCGGTGGTTGGGTTGGCTCCGGTGATTGGCCTGGCCCCGGCGATTGGCCTGGCCCTGGCGACGGGTCTGGATCTGGAAACGACGCGCCCCCGGCGGACTCCCCCATGGCGCTCACACCAATCCCCAGCGTCAGTGAAGTGCCGCCAGATTCTGCAGAGCTGGCGGGCCGGGAAAGGGTAAACCGCAGAAAGGACGCCGTGCCTGCGCGAAGGTCGCTCAGCGGAACCTGGACATCCTGGCGAAGCGCCGCCAGTGTCGTAGGCGCAATCTTGGAGATGGAGCCGGATGGGCAGCTCAGGCTTCCGTTCAGTCCGCTGGTCCCCTGCCACTGCACAGCACACTCCTCCACCGCGACCACGTACCTGTCGGTTCCGGCGATTTCCCCGCCCGCGGTCACCTGCAGCCTGGACGCTGCCGTCGGTTCCGTCATTGTCAGGCCGATCTGCCAGCTGAAGGACTCGGCCGGCTCAAGGACGGGCAGCGTCAGGGGATAGACAGAGGACGAGAGGGACAGCAAACCCGGAGCCCCGGTCTCGGGCACCGGAACCAGGTCTTCGGCGGCAAGTGCAGCACCGGGGCCGGCCGCTACGACCGTCAGTGCCAACGCGAATCCGGCCCTCCAACGTCCCGGACAGCCTCTAATTCCGCGCATTCTCTCCACCTCCCCGTTGAGCCGATGCCCGGTTGCATTACGTTGCCTGACGCGTCTGCCGTTTAGGCCAGTACGCCCAGAGCACCAGCGCTGCCAGGGCAAGTGTTGCTCCGGCAATGAACCCCGGGCCCCTGACCGTCATCAGCCATGAGCCGACAACCGGCACCGTCACCAGCACTTTCTGGGCGGTGGCAACTTCGTAGGGCAAGGGGTCCTGGGAGCTGTTCGCATCGCCCTTGAGAATCAGCGACGCTTTACCTCCCGCCGATTCAGGCCGCGTCACGGAAACCACACGGTGGGTGATCAGCACGCTGGAGTCCTCACGTTTTACGGACACGACGTCGCCCGGTACCAGGTCTTCCGCCTGGACTTGGACTGTCAGGGACAAAGCGCCCACCGGATATTGGGGCTCCATGGAACCTGTCCGGAAGACCACGAAGGACGCCTTGAAGACGAACCCGAGGATCAGAGCCAGAATGCACAGCAGCCCCAGAACGGCCACCAGCGTCAGGGAAATTTCACGGATGATTTTGAGGACGCGCAACAGGATGTGCGGGACCGCCGCCCCGCGCGGCACCGGGGCCGCACGGGACCGAGATCCTTGCCCGGCAATTACTTCCGGCATGGCCAGTGGCTACGAGCCGACGGTGCTCGTGAACTTCCAGAGCGGAACTGTCTTCAGCCCCTGAAGAGTATCTGCAGCACTTGACGGGAGCGTGAGCGCAAAGCAGATATCGACGGCGGCACCGTCCGTCACTGTGTCACCCGCCGCCGGGAGAACGATGTTGTTAGCCACTCCGGGTTCGGAAATAGTGCCCAGCGGGGATCCTGCAGGAACGATGTTGGTCCCAACAGCCGGGAAGCCTGTGGCGTTGCACAGCGCCTTGTCCACATTCTGCTTCGCCTCGTACCTCAGCTCGGAGTAGAGAACCGAGGAGTTGGTCACCGAGTCGATGGGAGTGGACTGCACGGCCTGCGTCAGTCGGGCCACCAGCGCCTCAGAACCGGCCGCCGCGCGCAGCTGCATGGGAGCGTAGACGGTGCTGCCGGGCACCAGGTTGTCCGCGTTGACGCTGAAAGTCAGGGCCCCACCGGGCGCCGCGTCCTTATCACCCCAGACGGCTGCCCCTCCCGTCCCGGTCCAGGTGTTCTGCTGCATGTGATAGGTCTTCGTTCCCGGGCCGCCGCCGTTGCCGCTTTGGCCGAACACCCATTCATTGTCAGTCCAGGCAGCGAGCGTGAAGGCCGCACCGACTCCCAGGACAAGCCCGGCCGCCAGAATTGCCCGGACTTTCGTAGCTTTTGCGCGCGGCTCAGCGCTGGTTGAAGCAACCATTGTTTCCCCCAAATTTAGATGTGTACCGAGCGATAGAAATTCGGCTGCAGGTATGGGGGAGCATCGGTGTTTCCCCCAAAAAACCGATAGCACGACCTGATCATTTGCGCAGGTCAAGTCAAGTTAACCGTTTTGGGGGTGCCTCGGCTAACTCCAGTTCGCGGCCGATTCAGCCGCCACCGGGCGACACAAACCAGTGCCGATTTGCCCGCCCGAAAGGAATCGATTTAAGTGGGAATGGACCATCCCGAGCGGCCGAGAGACCTGGATCGCTGACGCCGCAGCAACCTTGCCACCGAAAGGCAGCGCCATCCGCCTGCCGTCCGTAAAGGTGCTACCGCCAGGACCGATGGAAAGGAAACCCAGCCTTGTCGCTGAATACTGACCACATCCGCGTCACCCACGCCGGTTCCCTGCCCCGCACCCCTGAGCTCATTGCCGCCAACGCAGCCAAGGAAGCCGACGGCATTACGCCGGAGTTCCTTGACCTGCTGGAGACCTCGGTGGTGGACATCGTCCAGCGCCAAAAGGACCTGGGCATCGACATCCCCAACGACGGCGAATACGGCCACACGATGTCCAACAGCGTGGATTACGGCGCGTGGTGGAACTACTCGTTCGCCCGCCTGGGCGGCCTCGAACCCACCAACGTGGACCGCTGGGCCGATGCCGGGGTGCACCGTTCCACGCCGGGCAACATCGTCCTGACCTCGTTCCCTGACCGCCGGGACCGGCAGAAGTTCAATGACGCCTACAACGACCCCTCCTCCGGGATCCTCGCCCACCGCAAGAGCGTGGCACAGCCCAAGATCGCCGGCCCGCTGACCTACACCGGACAGGACCTCGTGGCGTCGGACGTCACCAACCTCAAAGCCGGCCTGCAGGCAGCCGGCCTTACCGAGGGATTCGTAGCGTCGCTCTCCCCTGGCTCCTGCGCACGGGTGGCCAACGAGTACTACAAGACCGAAGAGGAACTGGTCTACGCCTGCGCTGACGCCATGCGGGAGGAATACAAGGCAATCATCGATGCCGGACTGACCGTCCAGCTCGATGACCCGTCGCTGGCGGAGAGCTGGGACCAGATCAACCCGGAGCCCAGCCTTGAGGACTACCTCAATTTCATCCAGCTCCGGGTCGAGGCCACCAACTGGGCCCTCCGCGACCTGCCCGAGGAGCAGATCCGGCTGCACGTCTGCTGGGGATCCTGGCACGGCCCCCACACCACTGACATCCCGTTTGCCGACATCATCAGCTCAGTCCTGCAGATCAATGCCGGCGGCTACTCGTTCGAGGCAGCCAATGTCCGCCACGAGCACGAATGGCGCGTGTGGGAAGACACCAAGCTTCCCGAGGGCAAGGTCATCATTCCGGGCGTAGTCTCGCACGCCACCAACGTCGTGGAACATCCGGAGCTGGTGGCAGACCGGATCGAACGCTTTGCCAAACTCGTTGGGCGCGAGAGCGTGATCGCCTCCACCGACTGCGGACTCGGCGGCCGGGTCCACCCGCAGATCGCCGTCGCCAAACTCCAGGCTCTCGGAGAGGGCGCGCGCCTCGCCACAAAACGGCTCTGGAAGTGATTTAGCCCTCATTTGCTGCCCTGCGGGCCCCCTTCTGCGCGACTCCGCCACGGAGGCACGCAGCGGAATGGGCATAGCGAGCCGGACCCCTTGCTAAACTGGGGAGGACCGGTCAGGTACCGGTCCACACCTCATTTCACTCCACGCCGCGTTCGGCCCGCCTGCGGCGTGCCGGCCTGCGGCGCGGCGGCGCGACCCACCCTGCAGGAGACACAGCACCATATGACCGCTCTGGCTACCGAATCCTTCCACGAACAGCTTCTGAGGCGCCGTTACGAGCCCAACGTTGCCGCTGTCAATGAGCTCTGCGACACGTTGCAGACCGCCAAGCCGGGCACCCAGGTGCCGTACGTCGACCCCGCGCACGACGTCGACGAATGCCGCATCATCAGCCTCTTCTCCAACATCGGCACGGCATCGCCTACCGGCTTCATCATGCCGGGCGATGACGATGCCGCCACCCGGATGCTGGGCCTCCAGTGGAAGCTGGGCCTGAGGCCGGAATACATCATGCCGTGGAATGTGCACCCGTGGCACACACCGGGCGAGCCGAACGGCAAGTTCACTCCCGACCAGATCCAGGCCGGCCTCAAGCCGCTGCTGAAGGTCCTGGCCCTGGTGCCCCGCGCTTCGGTCATCGTGGCCCACGGCACCGAGGCCAACCGCCTCGCCGGCCTGCTGCTGAAGACCGAAGTTCCCCTGCTGTGGCGCCGCGGACTGAAGACCTACAAGGTCCGTTCCCTGGGCGGCCGCTCCTTCGCCGGAACCCCCGAGCGGCAGAAGCAGTACCTGGACGAGATGCACGTCGCCTACGCCGACGCAATGGCCCGCACCGGCCTGCAGAAAGCCAGCTAGCATAAGGCCGGCGGGCGGCCACCTTCCTTGAGAAGGTGACCGCCCGCCGTCGTTAACGGGGCCTCCGCCGCGGAGGGTTCCCTGGCTGAGCGGAGCGAAGCTAGGGACGCGGTGGGGAGCTGTGCTGCTTGGCCTCGATAGCTGCTTTGGCTGCCGGGTCCGAGTCGTTGAGGAACTTCTCGATGCGCTCGGGCTCCTCTGCCTCATTGATGGCGGCCGAGGCCCGGCCCAGCGAGTAAAGCGCCCGCAGGAAGCCGCGGTTGGGCTCGTGCTCCCACGGAATGGGCCCCACGCCGCGCCAGCCGTTGCGGCGGAGCGAGTCCAGGCCGCGGTGGTAGCCGACCCGCGCGTAGGCGTAG contains these protein-coding regions:
- a CDS encoding sigma-70 family RNA polymerase sigma factor, which translates into the protein MAAQLTDDELSAALSGDPSGFSAVYSIISPAVLGYFRARGVDDAEALTQDVFVDVLPKLSNVRGGHSGLRTFIFSVAHARLVDYRRRSARTPQLTEFDPLTDDRLSSSAEDEVLGSLGGMSSVLAMLNEDQREVLVLRIVADLSVEQVAGIMDKTPGAIKQLQRRGLIALRELVKEKDHAAS
- a CDS encoding adenylosuccinate synthase; translated protein: MPAIVIVGAQWGDEGKGKATDLLGGRVDYVVKPNGGNNAGHTVVVGGEKYELKLLPAGILSPNAVPIIGNGCVVNLEALFQEIDGLEARGADTSKLRVSANAHLVAPYHQVLDKVTERFLGSRAIGTTGRGIGPTYMDKVARLGVRVQDVFDESILRQKVEGSLRQKNELLVKIYNRRSIEVEEVVSYFLSFAERLRPLVIDSTLVLNSALDEGKVVLMEGGQATFLDVDHGTYPFVTSSNPTAGGASVGSGIGPTRISRSIGIIKAYTTRVGAGPFPTELFDEMGMYLQKTGGEFGVNTGRPRRCGWYDAVLARHASRVNGFTDYFVTKLDVLTGIEQIPVCVAYDVDGVRHDEMPMTQTEFHHAKPIFEYFEGWTEDITGARTLADLPENARNYVLALEKLSGTRFSAIGVGPDRDQTIVVNDLIND
- a CDS encoding choice-of-anchor G family protein, translated to MRASLKRAARGVVDRPRHSLLVAAVAAISLAAGTTITSAAWTDDEWVHGAVGVGSPGDCTSNSLFTSQSWARQVSGSILDVGLDSIAGVEGLTVTNNGTTASPAPVTATPVPGTTDAFISKLPVTVLGGTVVEAGLGLGVPVGGIGSYTQWAQARKNGQSHGASGLVSDQSGATDVGGTANGAATAPRAASISLGNIVPGSLAGVTLDVGAVASSAALDGCVMTNGWPTLDTTPAVQRDYGIASLDLNAHVPAVGALSSQGTASVGPVLSQLNSLTETSRLATAVSDDISDIVEPLLGLTGGIHEISTSVTVSVPNASTVSSLMTESMTDRDGIVTVDLGRGTVMVDLATLTGSATGLNNMGPNHEVVLDAAMIATVTGKVTSLLEDWKTRVLEAFTLKTTTNMTLKLAGLDVATVAVNVGPSTLGQILDGTAPPPVVTSKVLGLDVGGAVKAVLGPVTAALTNGANAAVTDALNATIFNAGLPALGTSLQSLITPVINAVGSVLDAVSSHVAMNVNVRPDQPWPGTKPADVTAAAGEYKVSAVRVGLIDNAGLLSLSIGNSSAGPVALRVP
- a CDS encoding signal peptidase I; protein product: MPEVIAGQGSRSRAAPVPRGAAVPHILLRVLKIIREISLTLVAVLGLLCILALILGFVFKASFVVFRTGSMEPQYPVGALSLTVQVQAEDLVPGDVVSVKREDSSVLITHRVVSVTRPESAGGKASLILKGDANSSQDPLPYEVATAQKVLVTVPVVGSWLMTVRGPGFIAGATLALAALVLWAYWPKRQTRQAT
- a CDS encoding SipW-dependent-type signal peptide-containing protein, which translates into the protein MVASTSAEPRAKATKVRAILAAGLVLGVGAAFTLAAWTDNEWVFGQSGNGGGPGTKTYHMQQNTWTGTGGAAVWGDKDAAPGGALTFSVNADNLVPGSTVYAPMQLRAAAGSEALVARLTQAVQSTPIDSVTNSSVLYSELRYEAKQNVDKALCNATGFPAVGTNIVPAGSPLGTISEPGVANNIVLPAAGDTVTDGAAVDICFALTLPSSAADTLQGLKTVPLWKFTSTVGS
- a CDS encoding cobalamin-independent methionine synthase II family protein, with amino-acid sequence MSLNTDHIRVTHAGSLPRTPELIAANAAKEADGITPEFLDLLETSVVDIVQRQKDLGIDIPNDGEYGHTMSNSVDYGAWWNYSFARLGGLEPTNVDRWADAGVHRSTPGNIVLTSFPDRRDRQKFNDAYNDPSSGILAHRKSVAQPKIAGPLTYTGQDLVASDVTNLKAGLQAAGLTEGFVASLSPGSCARVANEYYKTEEELVYACADAMREEYKAIIDAGLTVQLDDPSLAESWDQINPEPSLEDYLNFIQLRVEATNWALRDLPEEQIRLHVCWGSWHGPHTTDIPFADIISSVLQINAGGYSFEAANVRHEHEWRVWEDTKLPEGKVIIPGVVSHATNVVEHPELVADRIERFAKLVGRESVIASTDCGLGGRVHPQIAVAKLQALGEGARLATKRLWK
- a CDS encoding uracil-DNA glycosylase, which produces MTALATESFHEQLLRRRYEPNVAAVNELCDTLQTAKPGTQVPYVDPAHDVDECRIISLFSNIGTASPTGFIMPGDDDAATRMLGLQWKLGLRPEYIMPWNVHPWHTPGEPNGKFTPDQIQAGLKPLLKVLALVPRASVIVAHGTEANRLAGLLLKTEVPLLWRRGLKTYKVRSLGGRSFAGTPERQKQYLDEMHVAYADAMARTGLQKAS
- a CDS encoding DUF3151 domain-containing protein, giving the protein MSDEFRKNLLGPEPTLLPAETEVYQHLALGAEALDLVEKHPTSSLLWAVLAEEAWAEGRTIDSYAYARVGYHRGLDSLRRNGWRGVGPIPWEHEPNRGFLRALYSLGRASAAINEAEEPERIEKFLNDSDPAAKAAIEAKQHSSPPRP